The genomic window CGAGTACGGCGGCGGCAGCAGCGAGATGCGTATCGGCGAGGCGCTGGAACCTTACCGTAAAGACCTCTACATCAGCACCAAGTTTTCTCCCGGCTTGAGCCCTGACAAGCTGATGAAAAATTTCGAGCGCTCGTTGAAACGTCTCAGAACGGACTACGTGGACAACGCCAACATGCACGGGCTTTCCGAGCCTGGAGACGTGGAGCTGATGTTCTCTTCGGGAGCGCTGGAAACCCTGGTCAAGCTCAAGGAAGAGGGTGTTGTTAAAAATATCGGAGCCACCGCCCACCGTCCCGTGCCGCTGGCCGAGGGCATGAAGCGCTTCCAGTTCAACTCAGTCTCGGCGGCGACCAATGCCACGAGGTATCATTTCGTCGCCGAATTCGATAAAGTCGAGGGCAGTTTCGAGGACGAGGTCATGCCGCTGGCCAACCAGCAGGGTATCGGACTGTGGGCGTTCAAGGTGACGGGCCAGAGACTGCTGATCCAGCGGGACAACGAGCCGCACAAAGCGCCGGGCCTGGAGCTGATCCGTTACGGGTTCAGCCTGCCGGTTCACG from Candidatus Glassbacteria bacterium includes these protein-coding regions:
- a CDS encoding twin-arginine translocation signal domain-containing protein translates to MSDESNSGKLSRRDFLKTAAAGAAMIGTAGASGCSKGEAVVPKRLLGKTAMNVSILAMGGGSALSMVEKDEDALALIDLARRKGINYFDTGSEYGGGSSEMRIGEALEPYRKDLYISTKFSPGLSPDKLMKNFERSLKRLRTDYVDNANMHGLSEPGDVELMFSSGALETLVKLKEEGVVKNIGATAHRPVPLAEGMKRFQFNSVSAATNATRYHFVAEFDKVEGSFEDEVMPLANQQGIGLWAFKVTGQRLLIQRDNEPHKAPGLELIRYGFSLPVHGVILGMTTPEHVITACDLAANFTPMSAEEMRKWNEELAPSVGELTYLDPSYVDDGGWRAHLV